The nucleotide sequence AAAAAACATTATCTTCTATCATATTTTCCTCCTTATTTTAAAGAACTGTATTTTTTCCTTTCCAGGAAGATGGGCTCTTCGGGATTTGAACCCGAGTCTCTCGGTTGTAGCCGAGCGCCTTCACCGGTCTTTGGCCAAGTGCCCATAAAATTCTAAACAAAAAAGACAGCCCTTGCGGGCTGTCTTCGGTTTTTATTTTAAACTAATTTATTCTATAATTTATAACCAAAAGACATCCCGCTATGTGAGTTCAACAACAAACCGACTGCAATAAATTGTCTTTTAGCTATATTTTCCATAGAATTTCATTGATAGTTTTATTATACACGATATAAAAAAACCGTCAAGATTATTTATCCACAAAAACAAAATAGGCAAACATAATAGTTTGCCTATAAAAATTAGGAATCGAAGTGGCATTAAAACATTATATCTTCCTCGGCGCGCTTATAGTCATGAATTTCTTCCGGCGCGAACCAATGTAAAACTTCATGCGCCGCTTCTTCCGGATCTCCCGACGCGTGAACCACATTGTGAATCGCGCGCTTGTCCATATTCGCCAAAGCCGGCGAATCCACCGAATAATCTCCGCGAATTGTTCCCATATCCGCTTTCGCAGGAAGAGTATTGCCGACAATCTTTCTCGTCATATCAATAGCGTGAATTCCGGAAACAACCATCGCCACCACCGGACCGGACATCCAAAAATCAACCAACCACTTTTTGATCATCTTGCCGATTTTCAATGGATCATTAGTGCCTAATTCCTTAATAGGATCAATATTATACTGCGTATAAGTTCCTAAAGTTTTATTGCCCATACCTTCAAGCCATTTATCGGATTTAGGCAAAAATCCTTCTATATGCTCTTCGGTTGGCTGAACCATTTTAAGAGCGATTATCTTTAATCCTCGCTGTTCAAGGCGATGAATCGTTTCACCAATCAACCCTCGCTTGACTCCATCGGGTTTCACCAACAACAAGGTTCTCTCTGCTTTTGAAACTAAGGTCATGTTTTTAAAATATTTATATTAATACTGCTTTGAAGATTTTTCTATTTTATCACAATAAAAATCAATTGGCAAGAACCACGCCCGCGCCATCGCTTTTAATCCTGATATCCCCGCTTAAATCCGTACGAAGAATTTTTGCGCCGAGCGCTTCAAGCTTTTCCAAAACTTCGCTTGTCGGATGCCCGTATCTGTTTTTCGCGCCTACGGAAATAACGGAAAACTTCGGCTTAATTTTTTCCAGAAATAATTGATTGCTGGAATTCTTGCTCCCGTGGTGGCCCACTTTTAAAACTTCCGCTGTCAGATCCGGCCAAGCGTTTATCAGATCTATTTCCTCTTTATCTTCCGCGTCGCCCATAAAAAGAAAAGAATCCGCGCCGTAAACAAGACGGGAAATTATGGAAAAATTATTATCCTCGTCTTTGCCGCTCGCGGCAAGCGCGATATTTGGCATAAATATATCCATTTTTATATTATTCCCAAAATCAAATTTTTGACCGGTTTGCGCGGCTATAACTTTTATTT is from bacterium and encodes:
- a CDS encoding nucleoside-diphosphate kinase, which encodes MTLVSKAERTLLLVKPDGVKRGLIGETIHRLEQRGLKIIALKMVQPTEEHIEGFLPKSDKWLEGMGNKTLGTYTQYNIDPIKELGTNDPLKIGKMIKKWLVDFWMSGPVVAMVVSGIHAIDMTRKIVGNTLPAKADMGTIRGDYSVDSPALANMDKRAIHNVVHASGDPEEAAHEVLHWFAPEEIHDYKRAEEDIMF
- a CDS encoding ComEC/Rec2 family competence protein, whose product is MNKARKTKLIFIGILVAANFILWSVFFSIDSGNDLKVTFFDVGQGDSLLIETPNRGKIIIDGGPDKSVLAKLGRHSSFYDRAVDILIITHPDSDHLAGAVEVAKNYDIGLILVNGKKCATKICAEFDKIVEEKKIKVIAAQTGQKFDFGNNIKMDIFMPNIALAASGKDEDNNFSIISRLVYGADSFLFMGDAEDKEEIDLINAWPDLTAEVLKVGHHGSKNSSNQLFLEKIKPKFSVISVGAKNRYGHPTSEVLEKLEALGAKILRTDLSGDIRIKSDGAGVVLAN